Proteins from a genomic interval of Methanofollis formosanus:
- a CDS encoding bifunctional RecB family nuclease/DEAD/DEAH box helicase — MPPSNLSPSLVARYFHHQCPRFLRYAAAPPQARPALGIPEPVEEQSMVTDLLREKGFAWEEEVVGRRIPGEVLVAPGAGPFHERRFGVQESLRLLAEAPAGTGIYQSTLVAPPGFYQRFGLDPTVCAFHESHPDLIWSLGDERLRVIDLKATDQVKIGHRVQVALYALIIEAVLEEQGIGRSVDHACAGVWLQDAEAPETVEIAPDLRVLEAFLARDLGAIMRTPPHDLPWHLRPGCEACPFFASCRREAEERKSVSLLPGLTTGARRYLHDLGVDGLGDLEEFLADPAADDVLERCGSLRGKGERLRRQVRALTSGEVVSLDGASPSLPINESIGVVLTLQKEPIGGRLYAAGFRRFKGKDVYPAPSAVRVEVAASPEECGEVGKAFVRALHRELETLDQYNQGHPFTEQRSLQTYVLDEGERLLLLELLRECADDPEIAPQALPLLQYYAGVNGNRTRYPVVVLSRVLAGSAALPVPVAARLPDALAALLGPDHPAAFKPSDLFWPALGNRMKSDAVAMAWYGGRTEALEWTRDEVARRLRTAGDLLSAVRDRSRPHRWAEKFAFPPVHRYDHPELDALAATVRTEAATAAAEVRRARCLPQAEAEWTGVRVRLRCIDGERWQVLSRLDEAALPTTGGLPGYLLVPDTAEGLRAARAFDDSLYAATTAPPQGEVRFAGVTEVETNRDGRVARLVLAVRCAAEQEQFEAGDHALLFPRATDFTSARVLEQIEESDAMRESDLLTLLREPRAFAVPMPALCHPDPEALAGFTASQRRAFSRILENRLTLVWGPPGTGKTHFLAHTVLEIARAKKGRVRIAVSALTHAAIENLLFELQDLTAGDFGLDLSVCKLEKATSPKGHALLVLGRDVVKKMTKVPERFVLGGTAQAFHKYRTHLPAFDLLIIDEASQMQFGELALLLPLLDGTGRLVLAGDDLQLPPVVASTAEEEEEENELQDSIFAWMRRRDGEGDDSFTVQLLENWRMNETLSRFSAESLYGSGYRPATEAVAGQRIRLLEGEARDPFLEYVLDPAYPLVVVVLEEVRAAVENREEAGLVADLACALRERLCRPDEETPYPASKSGDGAFWRRGLFIVSPHHAQIAAINQALAGRRTWHSEPFVDTVDKMQGQQCEVVIVSYGVSDTETALREAAFIYSLNRLNVSVTRARAKCIVFLPRPLLEPSFDLLRHEKAAAGLEHMLALLAFCDRGEMREFSPDGAGRVSVYRTA; from the coding sequence ATGCCCCCAAGCAACCTCAGCCCTTCCCTTGTCGCCCGCTATTTTCATCATCAGTGCCCGCGGTTCCTCAGGTACGCCGCCGCCCCGCCGCAGGCCCGCCCCGCCCTCGGCATCCCTGAACCCGTGGAAGAGCAGAGCATGGTCACCGACCTGCTCAGGGAGAAGGGGTTTGCGTGGGAGGAGGAGGTCGTCGGCCGACGGATCCCGGGCGAGGTGCTGGTCGCGCCCGGGGCCGGCCCCTTCCATGAACGGCGGTTCGGGGTGCAGGAAAGTCTCCGTCTCCTCGCCGAGGCGCCGGCGGGCACCGGGATCTACCAGTCCACCCTCGTCGCCCCGCCGGGATTTTACCAGCGCTTCGGCCTCGACCCGACGGTCTGCGCCTTTCACGAGAGCCACCCGGACCTCATCTGGTCTCTCGGCGACGAGCGCCTCCGGGTGATCGACCTCAAGGCGACCGACCAGGTGAAGATCGGCCACCGCGTCCAGGTCGCCCTGTACGCCCTCATCATCGAGGCGGTGCTGGAGGAGCAGGGCATCGGGCGGAGCGTCGACCACGCCTGCGCCGGGGTCTGGCTCCAGGACGCCGAAGCCCCGGAGACGGTGGAGATCGCCCCCGACCTCCGGGTGCTGGAGGCGTTCCTCGCCCGCGACCTCGGGGCGATCATGCGCACCCCGCCCCACGACCTCCCCTGGCACCTCAGGCCCGGCTGCGAGGCGTGCCCCTTCTTTGCTTCGTGCCGGCGGGAGGCGGAGGAGAGAAAGTCGGTCTCCCTCCTGCCCGGTCTCACCACCGGGGCCAGGCGCTACCTCCACGACCTCGGGGTCGACGGCCTCGGCGATCTCGAGGAGTTCCTCGCCGACCCGGCGGCAGACGACGTCCTGGAACGGTGCGGCTCGCTGCGGGGGAAGGGCGAGCGGCTCAGACGGCAGGTCAGGGCTCTCACGAGCGGCGAGGTCGTCTCGCTCGACGGGGCCTCGCCCTCCCTCCCGATCAACGAGAGCATCGGGGTCGTCCTCACCCTCCAGAAAGAACCAATCGGGGGCCGGCTCTATGCCGCCGGGTTCAGGCGGTTCAAGGGCAAGGACGTCTACCCCGCCCCGTCAGCGGTCCGGGTAGAGGTCGCCGCGAGCCCGGAGGAGTGCGGGGAGGTCGGGAAAGCATTCGTCAGGGCGCTCCACCGGGAACTCGAGACCCTCGACCAATACAACCAGGGCCACCCGTTCACCGAACAGCGTTCGCTCCAGACCTATGTCCTCGACGAAGGCGAACGCCTCCTCCTCCTCGAACTTCTCAGGGAATGCGCCGACGACCCGGAGATCGCACCCCAAGCCCTCCCGCTTCTTCAGTATTATGCCGGCGTGAACGGCAACCGGACCAGGTACCCGGTGGTGGTGCTCTCCCGCGTCCTTGCCGGGTCGGCCGCCCTGCCGGTGCCGGTTGCCGCCCGCCTCCCCGACGCCCTCGCCGCTCTTCTCGGCCCCGACCACCCGGCCGCGTTCAAACCTTCGGACCTCTTCTGGCCGGCGCTCGGCAACCGGATGAAGAGCGACGCCGTCGCGATGGCGTGGTACGGCGGGCGCACCGAGGCGCTGGAGTGGACGAGGGACGAGGTCGCCCGGCGGCTCCGCACCGCCGGCGACCTGCTCAGCGCCGTCAGGGACCGTTCCCGCCCGCACCGGTGGGCCGAGAAGTTCGCCTTCCCACCGGTCCACCGGTACGACCATCCTGAACTCGACGCCCTTGCGGCGACCGTCAGGACAGAGGCGGCGACGGCGGCGGCCGAGGTGCGGCGGGCCCGGTGCCTCCCGCAGGCCGAGGCCGAATGGACCGGGGTCAGGGTCAGGCTGCGGTGTATCGACGGCGAACGCTGGCAGGTGCTCTCCCGTCTCGACGAGGCGGCGCTCCCCACCACCGGCGGCCTCCCCGGCTACCTCCTCGTCCCCGACACCGCCGAGGGACTGCGGGCCGCCCGGGCCTTCGACGACTCCCTGTACGCCGCCACCACCGCACCCCCACAGGGCGAGGTGAGGTTTGCCGGGGTGACGGAGGTCGAGACAAACCGCGACGGGCGGGTGGCGCGGCTCGTCCTCGCGGTCAGGTGCGCCGCCGAGCAGGAGCAGTTCGAGGCCGGCGACCACGCCCTCCTCTTCCCGCGGGCGACCGACTTCACCTCCGCGAGGGTCCTCGAGCAGATCGAGGAGTCCGACGCCATGAGAGAGAGCGACCTCCTTACGCTTCTCAGGGAGCCGCGGGCCTTTGCCGTGCCGATGCCCGCCCTCTGCCATCCCGACCCGGAGGCGCTCGCCGGGTTCACCGCGAGCCAGCGGCGGGCCTTCTCCCGGATCCTCGAGAACCGGCTCACCCTGGTCTGGGGCCCGCCCGGCACCGGCAAGACGCACTTCCTCGCCCACACGGTCCTCGAGATCGCCCGGGCAAAGAAGGGCCGGGTCAGGATCGCGGTGAGCGCCCTCACCCACGCCGCCATCGAGAACCTCCTCTTCGAACTCCAGGACCTGACGGCCGGGGACTTCGGGCTCGACCTCTCGGTCTGCAAACTCGAGAAGGCGACCAGCCCGAAGGGCCACGCCCTCCTGGTCCTCGGCCGCGACGTCGTCAAGAAGATGACGAAGGTGCCGGAACGCTTTGTCCTCGGCGGGACGGCGCAGGCCTTCCACAAGTACCGCACCCACCTCCCGGCCTTCGACCTCCTCATCATCGACGAGGCCTCGCAGATGCAGTTCGGCGAACTCGCGCTCCTCCTCCCCCTCCTCGACGGGACAGGCAGACTGGTCCTGGCCGGCGACGACCTCCAGCTCCCGCCGGTCGTGGCGAGCACCGCCGAAGAGGAGGAGGAGGAGAACGAGTTGCAGGACTCGATCTTTGCCTGGATGAGACGCCGGGACGGGGAGGGCGACGACTCCTTCACCGTCCAGCTCCTCGAGAACTGGCGGATGAACGAGACGCTCTCCCGCTTCTCGGCAGAGAGCCTGTACGGCAGCGGCTACCGCCCGGCAACCGAAGCCGTCGCCGGCCAGCGGATCCGGCTCCTGGAGGGAGAAGCCCGCGACCCCTTCCTCGAGTATGTCCTGGACCCCGCCTATCCACTCGTCGTCGTCGTGCTGGAGGAGGTGCGGGCCGCCGTCGAGAACCGGGAAGAGGCCGGACTGGTCGCCGACCTCGCCTGCGCCCTGCGGGAAAGGCTCTGCCGGCCTGACGAAGAGACGCCCTATCCGGCATCGAAGAGCGGCGACGGCGCCTTCTGGCGCCGTGGGCTCTTCATCGTCAGCCCGCACCACGCCCAGATCGCGGCGATCAACCAGGCCCTCGCCGGCCGCCGCACCTGGCACTCCGAGCCCTTCGTCGATACCGTCGACAAGATGCAGGGCCAGCAGTGCGAGGTGGTCATCGTCTCCTACGGCGTCAGCGATACCGAGACCGCCCTGCGAGAGGCCGCGTTCATCTACAGCCTCAACCGCCTCAACGTCTCGGTGACGCGGGCGCGGGCCAAGTGCATCGTCTTCCTGCCCCGTCCCCTCCTGGAACCCTCCTTCGACCTGCTCAGACATGAGAAGGCGGCGGCAGGGCTCGAACATATGCTTGCCCTCCTCGCCTTCTGTGATAGGGGCGAAATGCGCGAGTTCTCTCCTGACGGGGCCGGGAGGGTGAGCGTGTACAGGACGGCCTGA
- a CDS encoding class I SAM-dependent methyltransferase → MDISLICRLFETLPRQGPGNDESTARAFHLIPDLPDRPEILDIGCGSGMQTLALAQLCPDARITAVDIHRPVLDALEERARRAGVADRIRTICASMDDFPFENHSFDLIWAEGSIFIIGFEKGLSYWQEFLKDGGYIALTEAAWFTPAPSPEAKAFWAEVYPAIRTEEEYRAVIAACGLGLVGSFRLPEAAWWDDFYRPLETRLEEFAAEYAGNPEAMELVEGVKREIAVYRDHAAEYGYIFFVMRKISGPPGI, encoded by the coding sequence ATGGACATTTCACTTATCTGTCGCCTCTTTGAGACCCTGCCAAGGCAGGGGCCAGGCAACGACGAGAGCACTGCCCGCGCCTTTCATCTAATCCCCGACCTCCCGGATCGTCCCGAGATCCTCGACATCGGGTGCGGGTCAGGGATGCAAACCCTCGCCCTCGCACAACTCTGCCCGGACGCGAGGATCACGGCCGTCGACATCCACCGCCCGGTCCTCGACGCCCTGGAGGAGCGGGCGCGGCGGGCCGGGGTCGCCGACCGGATCAGAACAATATGCGCCTCGATGGACGACTTCCCCTTCGAGAACCATTCCTTCGACCTCATCTGGGCCGAGGGCTCGATCTTTATCATCGGCTTTGAGAAGGGCCTTTCGTACTGGCAGGAGTTCCTCAAAGACGGCGGATATATAGCCCTCACCGAGGCGGCCTGGTTCACCCCCGCCCCCTCGCCCGAGGCGAAGGCCTTCTGGGCAGAGGTCTACCCAGCGATCAGGACCGAAGAAGAGTACAGGGCGGTCATCGCCGCGTGCGGTCTCGGCCTCGTCGGTTCGTTCAGGCTCCCCGAAGCGGCCTGGTGGGACGACTTCTACCGCCCCCTCGAAACGAGGCTCGAGGAGTTCGCGGCGGAGTACGCCGGCAACCCCGAGGCGATGGAACTCGTCGAGGGGGTGAAGAGGGAGATCGCGGTGTACCGGGACCACGCCGCGGAGTACGGGTATATCTTCTTCGTGATGCGGAAGATCAGTGGGCCGCCCGGTATTTGA
- a CDS encoding YeeE/YedE thiosulfate transporter family protein has product MLTALHKNARAQLLIGLLIGIGFGFFLQKGGVTSYDVIVGQLLLQDFTVVKLMLSAVIVGMIGFYFLKGKEMALIHCKNVTLGSVVIGGLIFGAGFAVLGYCPGTVAGAVGQGWLDALVGGVLGMVVGAGAFARLYPRLVGGILARGEFDIRTIPEVLRVNEWVVVAVFVVLMLAVLYLLEVLGL; this is encoded by the coding sequence ATGCTGACGGCACTCCACAAGAATGCACGGGCCCAACTGCTCATCGGGCTCCTGATCGGGATCGGGTTCGGCTTCTTCCTCCAGAAGGGAGGGGTGACCTCCTACGACGTCATCGTCGGGCAACTTCTTCTCCAGGACTTCACGGTGGTGAAACTGATGCTCTCGGCGGTGATCGTCGGGATGATCGGGTTCTACTTCCTCAAGGGAAAGGAGATGGCCCTGATCCACTGCAAGAACGTGACCCTGGGCTCGGTGGTGATCGGCGGCCTCATCTTCGGCGCCGGGTTTGCCGTCCTCGGCTACTGTCCGGGCACCGTCGCCGGGGCGGTCGGGCAGGGCTGGCTCGACGCCCTGGTCGGCGGGGTCCTCGGGATGGTCGTCGGCGCCGGGGCCTTTGCCAGGCTGTACCCGCGGCTCGTCGGCGGGATTCTCGCCCGTGGCGAGTTCGATATCAGGACCATCCCCGAGGTGCTCAGGGTCAACGAGTGGGTGGTGGTCGCGGTCTTCGTCGTCCTGATGCTTGCGGTGCTGTACCTGCTCGAGGTGCTGGGGTTGTGA
- a CDS encoding RNA-binding domain-containing protein has protein sequence MDLDTFLALIRNGESERIEFKRSPTKTLHHEIAALANAEGGHLIIGVDDTGAIVGTDVKQAVESITSTLQSVIPPPHITTHRLTVNDRNLLVVEVEKAAALCSVGGVVYIRTGTSVRPLSVQEILMLSSELGTVAWDGAPAAPEREIDPASIEWFFKTIRESRGRTIQPDDRERYLRSVGALRDGMLTNAGVLFFTETTSHIPHARIRMIGMENEEPAWSREYEGPVWQAIEAVYADLLREIRKGEVIVGTRRVRVEEYPARALREAVINAVAHRNYTIGADVKIFLHPDRIEIRNPGGLMPGVDLADPEHVPRNPSLSNLLYDTGFIERYGFGIRMIQREVERHALCSVSFSGASNRFSVTFSKKSDVLIDTTDREILEAIREPMKSSEIAGVVGLSKPMVVRRLKNLMGLRLAVKEGSGAHIKYRAAH, from the coding sequence ATGGACCTCGACACCTTCCTTGCCCTCATCAGAAACGGAGAGTCTGAGCGGATCGAGTTCAAGAGATCCCCTACAAAAACGCTCCACCACGAGATCGCCGCCCTCGCCAACGCAGAGGGCGGCCACCTCATCATCGGCGTTGACGACACCGGCGCCATCGTCGGCACCGATGTGAAGCAGGCGGTCGAGAGCATCACGAGCACGCTCCAGTCGGTCATCCCGCCGCCCCATATCACCACCCACAGACTGACCGTCAATGACCGGAACCTTCTCGTCGTCGAAGTCGAGAAGGCCGCCGCCCTCTGCTCGGTGGGAGGGGTCGTCTATATCAGGACCGGCACCAGCGTCCGCCCGCTCTCGGTCCAGGAGATCCTGATGCTCTCCTCCGAACTCGGCACCGTTGCATGGGACGGAGCTCCCGCGGCCCCTGAGAGAGAGATCGACCCCGCGTCCATCGAGTGGTTCTTCAAAACGATCAGGGAATCGCGGGGCAGGACCATTCAACCGGATGACCGGGAACGGTATCTCCGCAGTGTCGGTGCTCTCAGGGACGGCATGCTCACCAACGCCGGCGTGCTCTTCTTCACTGAAACAACCAGCCACATTCCCCATGCCAGGATCCGGATGATCGGGATGGAAAACGAGGAACCGGCATGGAGCCGCGAGTATGAAGGCCCGGTCTGGCAGGCGATCGAAGCGGTCTATGCCGATCTGCTCAGGGAGATCAGGAAGGGAGAAGTGATCGTCGGAACCCGACGGGTCAGGGTCGAGGAGTATCCCGCCAGGGCACTCAGGGAGGCGGTGATCAATGCCGTCGCCCACCGGAACTATACCATCGGTGCCGATGTCAAGATCTTCCTCCACCCGGACAGGATCGAGATCAGAAATCCGGGCGGATTGATGCCGGGCGTCGACCTCGCCGACCCGGAGCATGTTCCCAGGAACCCGTCGCTCTCAAACCTTCTCTATGACACCGGTTTTATCGAACGCTATGGGTTTGGCATACGGATGATCCAGCGCGAGGTCGAGAGGCATGCACTTTGTTCGGTCTCCTTCTCAGGCGCGTCCAACCGCTTCAGTGTCACGTTCTCAAAGAAGAGCGATGTGCTGATCGACACGACCGACCGCGAGATCCTTGAGGCGATCCGTGAGCCCATGAAGAGCAGCGAGATCGCCGGCGTCGTCGGGCTTTCCAAACCGATGGTTGTCAGGCGGTTAAAAAATCTTATGGGACTTCGGCTGGCCGTAAAAGAAGGGAGCGGGGCGCACATCAAATACCGGGCGGCCCACTGA
- a CDS encoding MBL fold metallo-hydrolase, with the protein MTSTPLSPVDGVEVMVLADNYTDMFMTQDTPLCRRPKFLPPQTLLAEHGFSCVLKVRSGEDERVVLMDAGVNPACVLHNASLLKIDLGSVDAIALSHGHPDHFLGLSGILGSMKKDVPLMLHPDTFLKRRMNVPAAGKPMPIPRLDASALLEGGAAPQASRGPRTIADGMVLMTGEVERKVPFEKGFPWAEAKIDGEWVVDPFNDDQALVVNVRDRGLVIISGCAHAGIINTVEYAKKVTGVERVHAVLGGFHLTGPLFDPVIRPTVEAMKAIGPAAVVPMHCTGWTAINRFMEEMPGRCLLNTVGTTYTF; encoded by the coding sequence ATGACATCCACCCCTCTCTCCCCTGTCGACGGCGTTGAGGTCATGGTTCTTGCGGACAACTATACGGACATGTTCATGACGCAGGACACCCCCCTGTGCCGGCGCCCGAAGTTCCTGCCCCCGCAGACGCTCCTCGCCGAACACGGTTTTTCCTGTGTCCTGAAAGTCCGCTCGGGCGAGGACGAGCGGGTCGTCCTCATGGACGCCGGGGTCAACCCTGCCTGCGTTCTCCATAATGCGTCTCTCCTGAAGATCGACCTGGGTTCTGTCGACGCCATCGCCCTGAGCCACGGGCACCCGGACCATTTCCTGGGCCTCTCCGGCATTCTTGGATCCATGAAAAAAGACGTCCCCCTCATGCTCCACCCGGACACATTCCTCAAGCGGCGGATGAATGTCCCGGCAGCGGGAAAACCGATGCCGATCCCGCGGCTGGACGCATCGGCACTTCTCGAGGGCGGCGCCGCGCCGCAGGCATCCCGCGGGCCCCGGACGATCGCGGACGGGATGGTCCTCATGACCGGCGAGGTCGAGAGAAAAGTTCCTTTTGAGAAAGGGTTCCCCTGGGCCGAGGCGAAGATCGACGGGGAATGGGTCGTCGACCCCTTCAACGACGACCAGGCGCTCGTGGTCAATGTACGGGACAGGGGGCTTGTGATCATCAGTGGATGCGCTCATGCCGGGATCATCAACACGGTCGAGTATGCGAAGAAGGTCACCGGCGTCGAGAGAGTCCACGCGGTCCTCGGGGGCTTCCACCTCACCGGCCCCCTCTTCGATCCCGTCATCCGGCCCACCGTCGAGGCGATGAAAGCGATCGGCCCGGCCGCGGTGGTCCCGATGCACTGCACCGGATGGACGGCGATCAACCGCTTTATGGAGGAGATGCCGGGCAGGTGTCTCCTGAACACGGTGGGGACGACGTATACGTTCTGA
- a CDS encoding DUF2284 domain-containing protein has product MIPVTADRTETDEFEFLRQAALKMGAKEAKVIPASCIVVENRVPLKCRSGCIAYGKKLTCPPHVPTPDEFRTIVGEYRSALLVKFGLDTEVDPEIIRSIYKYWLDTDAPQEKKEKAAEFWRNYFTESNALLPIMLELEKTAFNAGYTLALALASGSCRLCETCNVKGGTCIHPTRARIPEHAVGINMKKTAELAGMPIRFPCVDHPEAMALLLID; this is encoded by the coding sequence ATGATCCCCGTGACCGCGGACAGAACTGAAACAGACGAGTTCGAATTTCTCAGGCAGGCGGCCCTGAAGATGGGCGCGAAGGAAGCAAAGGTAATCCCCGCATCCTGCATCGTTGTCGAAAACCGCGTCCCCCTGAAGTGCAGATCAGGGTGCATCGCCTATGGAAAGAAGCTGACCTGCCCGCCGCATGTCCCGACGCCCGACGAGTTCAGGACGATCGTGGGCGAGTACCGCTCTGCCCTGCTTGTGAAGTTCGGCCTGGACACGGAGGTCGATCCGGAGATAATCCGCTCGATCTACAAATACTGGCTCGACACCGACGCTCCGCAGGAGAAAAAGGAGAAGGCGGCGGAGTTCTGGAGAAATTATTTCACGGAAAGCAATGCCCTCCTCCCGATCATGCTGGAACTGGAGAAGACGGCGTTCAACGCCGGATACACCCTGGCTCTTGCCCTTGCGAGCGGTTCGTGCCGCCTCTGCGAGACCTGCAATGTGAAGGGCGGGACATGCATCCATCCGACGAGGGCCAGGATCCCCGAACACGCGGTCGGCATCAACATGAAAAAGACGGCCGAACTCGCCGGGATGCCGATCCGTTTCCCCTGCGTCGACCATCCCGAAGCGATGGCCCTCCTCCTCATCGACTGA
- a CDS encoding ParA family protein, producing MIRCIAFAHHKGGTGKTTSCLNIAGYLQKAGKSVLVVDSDPQANATSGLGVVPGSSETSIYDLFMSRVEDFPEVGLQEAVVTTESGIDLLPSSLDLVGAEPYLYSVEGRATILRDALADGAAAYDVVLVDTPPSMGQLVINGMVAADHVVVNLDPGFFALGGVATMKAIFGDIEAHVGVSIRPEMALITARTPPPERPRGFFSWMRRRFAPDDDEEKKDPVEAEAARTFLRVEIVPYSPEVPEAQEHGLPISHYAPDCPAGAAYREIAAFVGEWN from the coding sequence ATCATTCGGTGCATCGCATTTGCCCACCATAAAGGAGGGACCGGCAAGACGACCTCGTGCCTCAACATCGCGGGGTATCTTCAGAAGGCGGGGAAGAGCGTCCTGGTCGTGGACAGCGACCCCCAGGCAAATGCGACCTCAGGCCTCGGCGTCGTTCCGGGGTCCTCCGAGACGAGCATCTATGACCTCTTCATGAGCAGGGTCGAGGACTTTCCTGAGGTCGGGCTGCAGGAGGCGGTGGTCACGACCGAATCGGGGATCGATCTTCTCCCGTCTTCTCTCGACCTGGTCGGGGCCGAACCCTACCTCTACTCGGTCGAAGGACGGGCGACCATCCTCAGGGACGCCCTTGCCGACGGGGCCGCAGCGTATGACGTCGTCCTCGTCGACACCCCGCCGAGCATGGGCCAGCTCGTCATCAACGGGATGGTCGCCGCCGACCATGTCGTCGTCAACCTGGACCCCGGGTTCTTCGCCCTGGGCGGCGTCGCGACGATGAAGGCGATCTTCGGGGACATCGAGGCGCATGTGGGGGTGAGCATCAGGCCCGAGATGGCCCTCATCACCGCGCGGACGCCCCCGCCTGAGCGACCCCGAGGGTTCTTCTCCTGGATGAGACGCCGTTTCGCACCGGACGACGACGAAGAGAAGAAAGACCCGGTCGAGGCCGAGGCGGCCAGGACCTTTCTCAGGGTGGAGATCGTCCCATACTCCCCGGAGGTCCCGGAGGCGCAGGAGCACGGCCTCCCGATCTCCCATTATGCCCCGGACTGTCCCGCCGGCGCGGCGTATCGGGAGATCGCGGCCTTCGTGGGCGAGTGGAACTGA
- a CDS encoding YeeE/YedE thiosulfate transporter family protein has translation MVLEYLTAPLWSPYLAGVGVGVMAVLSFLLADRPLGCSTAFVKTSGMVEVAVRGEGVKEHPYYRKYVPQVDGSWMIVVGIVIGAFLSAMLSGVFALAWVPPLWGETFGYDPVVRVLVALAGGFLLGFGARWAGGCTSGHGISGTLQLSVNSIIAAAFFFIGGIATAMAIYGVPF, from the coding sequence ATGGTCTTAGAATATCTTACGGCGCCGCTCTGGTCCCCGTACCTCGCCGGGGTCGGGGTCGGCGTGATGGCGGTGCTCTCGTTTCTTCTTGCCGACCGGCCGCTCGGGTGCTCGACGGCGTTTGTCAAGACGAGCGGAATGGTCGAGGTCGCGGTGCGGGGAGAAGGAGTGAAGGAACATCCGTATTACCGAAAATATGTCCCGCAGGTCGACGGCTCGTGGATGATCGTCGTCGGGATCGTCATCGGGGCGTTTCTCTCGGCCATGCTCTCGGGCGTCTTCGCCCTCGCCTGGGTGCCGCCGCTCTGGGGTGAGACCTTCGGGTACGATCCGGTCGTCCGCGTCCTGGTCGCCCTGGCCGGCGGGTTTCTCCTGGGGTTCGGTGCCCGGTGGGCCGGGGGGTGTACGAGCGGGCACGGGATCAGCGGGACACTTCAGCTCTCGGTCAACAGCATCATCGCAGCGGCCTTCTTCTTCATCGGCGGGATCGCAACAGCGATGGCGATCTACGGGGTCCCGTTCTGA